In one window of Desulforhabdus amnigena DNA:
- a CDS encoding potassium channel family protein: MSIIRSLTNRYSRRRFACLFFSLLITMVAAPVFAAKGLSTRFMEVFLALNILAAVLITLFSFGTYVGLGLLALVLVARGGHALLDYEPLLATSQGIGAVICLVSVCVMLRFILSEGSVTSERIFAALDLYLILGVMCGLLFCILEEEWPGSFSFQSLPLAESRQNPLAHTIYFSFVTLGTLGYGDIIPVGGPARALAVAEAISGQMYLVVVVARLVSLYKGGSCRNEGNEQG, translated from the coding sequence AGCCGGCGACGTTTTGCGTGTCTCTTCTTTTCGTTGCTCATTACCATGGTGGCCGCGCCGGTGTTTGCGGCGAAGGGGCTCAGTACCAGATTTATGGAGGTCTTCCTGGCTCTCAACATCCTGGCGGCGGTTCTTATCACACTGTTCAGTTTCGGGACCTATGTAGGGCTGGGGCTTCTGGCGCTGGTTCTTGTTGCGAGGGGGGGGCATGCCCTGCTGGATTACGAACCGCTCCTTGCGACCAGCCAGGGAATCGGCGCAGTCATTTGCCTGGTATCCGTCTGTGTCATGCTTCGTTTCATACTGAGCGAGGGATCTGTCACCTCCGAGCGCATTTTTGCCGCCCTCGATTTGTACCTTATTCTCGGTGTCATGTGCGGGCTGCTCTTCTGCATCCTCGAGGAAGAGTGGCCCGGATCGTTTTCCTTTCAGAGTTTGCCTCTTGCTGAAAGCAGACAGAACCCGCTGGCACATACGATCTATTTCAGCTTCGTGACACTGGGAACGCTGGGCTATGGAGACATCATACCCGTCGGTGGCCCCGCTCGTGCGCTGGCCGTGGCCGAAGCCATAAGCGGTCAGATGTACCTGGTTGTGGTGGTGGCACGGTTGGTGAGTCTGTACAAAGGGGGAAGTTGTAGGAATGAAGGTAATGAACAGGGATGA